One segment of Babylonia areolata isolate BAREFJ2019XMU chromosome 24, ASM4173473v1, whole genome shotgun sequence DNA contains the following:
- the LOC143299142 gene encoding uncharacterized protein LOC143299142: MDIFSIIFAVSAVLLSHVRAQVTGTVPTPKEVEADWAGMVDCFAILTNQTSLPVELNTSPADVTIDLLKSICGTKEQFLSCVDHSLRTADENSVVHLFRPLFNITVVTEAYNDLCQNLTVTQSQEDLSCLINSTALQPCYTEYYNYLLYLSIVKRFGSPQRQLPEDVVNTLICTLAEERRDCEVAALNVCSTKIGDIMRSFYQKTLPSACIQENAPGTEDTTTTATTTATTT, encoded by the exons ATGGATATTTTTTCGATCATATTTG CCGTATCTGCGGTACTGCTGTCACATGTCCGGGCCCAAGTCACGGGTACAGTGCCCACACCAAAAGAGGTGGAGGCTGACTGGGCGGGGATGGTGGACTGCTTCGCCATTCTGACCAATCAGACCTCACTTCCTGTCGAGTTAAACACCTCTCCCGCCGACGTCACCATCGACCTCTTGAAATCGATTTGCGG GACCAAGGAGCAGTTCCTGTCCTGTGTGGACCACAGTCTGAGAACTGCAGACGAGAACTCTGTGGTCCACCTCTTCAGGCCTCTCTTCAACATCACCGTCGTTACGGAGGCTTACAACGACCTGTGCCAGAACCTCACCG TGACCCAGAGCCAAGAGGACCTATCCTGCCTGATCAACTCCACGGCCTTACAGCCCTGCTACACAGAGTACTACAACTACCTCCTCTACCTGTCCATCGTCAAACGGTTCGGGTCCCCCCAGCGGCAGCTTCCTGAGGACGTGGTCAACACACTCATCTGCAC GTTGGCCGAGGAACGCCGAGACTGCGAAGTGGCAGCACTTAACGTTTGCAGCACCAAGATCGGTGACATCATGCGGTCTTTTTACCAGAAAACTCTTCCGTCGGCCTGCATCCAAGAGAACGCGCCTGGAACAGAggacacaacaacaactgcaaccacGACAGCAACTACAACATAG
- the LOC143298492 gene encoding uncharacterized protein LOC143298492 — protein sequence MLVLGLLCCAAFSVLVGGQSPSHAVSRQTVRPRSVTNNLQRIQSRQRSGRPRLTGAAGGPNHLPQSWQELIIRRGGIHNVNDFIDLLVTDDGRNVTEDDIFSPFQTEDGKRVINGGGIMATSDECSPRNMSVRLPLDYSDNQVAYYPECTMVQRCGGCTPTQFLSCEPRYKEKIVLKVLRARYLYPGALSMRWEGFSSVEVERHLSCRAVCNLDPSDCLRNQRFDPYQCKCLCVRFQSCRNAKVWDPEQCYCRCPNEGPCCAESGEEDDRTCTSYFDRDFCECTLKTSIGFSPNATMAEIEAWMQVRNRGNLSPTNRPRHSPTPTATTATTTTTTTTAATGSQSNCRDRICPRNFVGTANSRGLCVCTFRRRRPSRRG from the exons GTGGGAGGTCAGAGCCCAAGCCATGCGGTCAGCAGGCAGACAGTCCGCCCCAGATCGGTGACCAACAAT CTTCAAAGAATACAATCAAGGCAGAGAAGCGGAAGGCCCAGGCTGACGGGTGCAGCAGGGGGCCCAAACCATCTGCCTCAGTCCTGGCAGGAGCTGATTATCCGCAGAGGTGGCATCCACAACGTCAACGACTTCATCGACTTGCTTGTAACCGATGATGGACGAAACGTCACCGAGGATGACA tTTTCAGTCCCTTCCAAACTGAAGATGGGAAACGAGTCATTAATGGAG GGGGTATCATGGCCACCTCCGACGAGTGCTCTCCTCGCAACATGTCTGTGCGACTGCCCCTGGATTATTCGGACAACCAGGTCGCCTACTACCCGGAGTGTACCATGGTGCAACGCTGTGGTGGGTGCACTCCTACCCAGTTCCTCTCCTGTGAACCCCGCTACAAGGAGAAGATCGTGttgaag GTGCTGCGGGCACGCTATCTGTATCCGGGCGCTCTGAGCATGCGCTGGGAAGGGTTCTCCAGCGTGGAAGTGGAGCGCCACCTGTCGTGCCGGGCCGTCTGCAACTTGGATCCCAGCGACTGCCTGCGTAACCAGAG atTCGACCCCTACCAGTGTAAGTGCCTTTGCGTGCGCTTCCAAAGCTGCCGCAACGCAAAGGTGTGGGATCCTGAGCAGTGCTACTGCCGATGTCCCAACGAAGGTCCGTGCTGTGCTGAAAGTGGGGAAGAGGACGACAGAACGTGCACGTCTTATTTTGACCGAGACTTTTGCGA ATGCACACTGAAAACCTCCATCGGCTTCTCGCCCAACGCGACCATGGCGGAGATCGAGGCGTGGATGCAAGTCCGCAACCGCGGTAACTTGTCGCCCACGAACCGACCCaggcactcccccacccccaccgccaccacggccaccaccaccaccaccaccactacggcCGCCACCGGTTCCCAGTCCAACTGCCGGGATAGGATCTGTCCCAGGAACTTCGTGGGCACCGCCAACAGCCGTGGgttatgtgtgtgcacgttcagGAGGAGGCGCCCTAGCCGCCGGGGTTAA